Proteins encoded by one window of Metamycoplasma subdolum:
- the cypl gene encoding ABC transporter thiamine pyrophosphate-binding lipoprotein p37/Cypl: MKFKKFLLFVPVTFALPLTAISCQKNEMSFAVTSPWDQNFDTSFFEKVVQEYNLILKKDNIKTKVYFEGEKNDIVSKILKGTSDVAFLTASQFNHESNKNEVIPILQTLTRRFNFDNTFTTYKDGSLNDPLRKLAKEAQTLFEEKPFAEWDDKSYGWNGSIYEKFYDSGPNPLTDYYRGVVMIWGNDSTRNAIKKAWDDKDWNSFRNFGIVTNEITSSSKYLLEEALFAKHFNKENNKFTSFALDKQNHSDKYIQNKARNISKGALENYHIVFDELGAFAYTHNIKMGQKLDYYSTCKKEDKIEFLTATEPIKYNIIAVSKQMSERERKALAQAFVNAWKNGDDNYGPRVGYNGYKIINDYKAEVIDPFENIFKGK; the protein is encoded by the coding sequence ATGAAATTTAAGAAATTTTTACTTTTTGTGCCAGTTACGTTTGCACTACCTTTAACAGCGATTTCATGTCAAAAAAATGAAATGAGTTTTGCAGTAACTAGCCCTTGAGATCAAAATTTTGATACAAGTTTTTTTGAAAAAGTTGTTCAAGAATATAACTTGATTTTAAAGAAAGATAATATCAAAACAAAAGTTTATTTTGAAGGTGAAAAAAATGATATTGTGAGCAAAATTTTGAAAGGCACAAGTGATGTTGCATTTTTAACTGCATCACAATTTAATCACGAAAGTAACAAAAATGAAGTTATTCCAATTTTACAAACATTAACTCGTAGATTTAATTTTGATAATACTTTTACAACTTATAAAGATGGAAGTTTGAATGATCCACTCAGAAAACTTGCAAAAGAAGCACAAACTCTTTTTGAAGAAAAACCATTCGCCGAATGGGATGATAAAAGTTATGGTTGGAACGGTTCAATTTATGAAAAATTTTATGATTCTGGTCCGAATCCATTAACCGATTATTATCGCGGAGTTGTAATGATTTGAGGAAATGATTCAACAAGAAATGCTATTAAAAAAGCGTGAGATGATAAAGATTGAAATTCATTTAGAAACTTTGGAATTGTAACAAACGAGATTACAAGTTCATCAAAATATTTACTTGAAGAAGCATTGTTCGCGAAACATTTTAATAAAGAAAATAATAAGTTTACAAGCTTTGCTTTAGATAAACAAAATCATTCAGATAAATATATTCAAAACAAAGCAAGAAATATATCTAAAGGTGCTCTAGAAAATTATCACATTGTGTTTGATGAACTTGGTGCATTTGCATATACACATAATATTAAAATGGGACAAAAACTTGATTATTATTCAACTTGCAAAAAAGAGGATAAGATTGAATTTTTGACCGCTACAGAACCAATAAAATATAACATTATTGCAGTGTCAAAACAAATGTCAGAAAGAGAAAGAAAAGCACTAGCTCAAGCATTTGTAAATGCATGAAAAAATGGTGATGATAATTACGGTCCAAGAGTGGGCTATAATGGTTATAAAATAATCAATGATTACAAGGCTGAGGTTATTGATCCATTTGAAAATATTTTTAAAGGAAAATAG